The following are encoded together in the Tribolium castaneum strain GA2 chromosome 3, icTriCast1.1, whole genome shotgun sequence genome:
- the LOC103313818 gene encoding uncharacterized protein LOC103313818 isoform X1, with protein sequence MFPDATEMYSKWDIFYEKLLNCENVNKLDDIVLTQLKNETLSEDGSLRYKSPPCPFCFHRKEDLVKNVHWKPSIVECEESIINHVKICGEIENFIIQRRPVISELTQSYLIIDAFIYKDQVVPHCHT encoded by the exons atgtttcccgATGCAACAGAAATGTATTCAAAATGGGATATATTTTACGAGAAACTATTAAATtgtgaaaatgtaaataagCTAGATGACATTGTTTTGACCCAattgaaaaatgaaactttatcagaag ATGGTAGTTTGCGTTACAAATCACCACCTTGCCCCTTTTGTTTCCACCGAAAGGAAGATCTGGTAAAAAATGTGCATTGGAAACCCAGCATAGTCGAGTGCGAAGAGAGCATTATAAATCACGTTAAG ATTTGTGgagaaatcgaaaattttattatccaAAGAC GGCCAGTAATATCGGAACTAACGCAGAGCTACTTGATTATTGATGCCTTCATTTACAAA GACCAGGTCGTGCCACATTGCCACACGTAA
- the LOC103313818 gene encoding uncharacterized protein LOC103313818 isoform X2 encodes MFPDATEMYSKWDIFYEKLLNCENVNKLDDIVLTQLKNETLSEDGSLRYKSPPCPFCFHRKEDLVKNVHWKPSIVECEESIINHVKICGEIENFIIQRRPVISELTQSYLIIDAFIYK; translated from the exons atgtttcccgATGCAACAGAAATGTATTCAAAATGGGATATATTTTACGAGAAACTATTAAATtgtgaaaatgtaaataagCTAGATGACATTGTTTTGACCCAattgaaaaatgaaactttatcagaag ATGGTAGTTTGCGTTACAAATCACCACCTTGCCCCTTTTGTTTCCACCGAAAGGAAGATCTGGTAAAAAATGTGCATTGGAAACCCAGCATAGTCGAGTGCGAAGAGAGCATTATAAATCACGTTAAG ATTTGTGgagaaatcgaaaattttattatccaAAGAC GGCCAGTAATATCGGAACTAACGCAGAGCTACTTGATTATTGATGCCTTCATTTACAAA TGA